A region of Streptomyces sp. NBC_01788 DNA encodes the following proteins:
- a CDS encoding DEAD/DEAH box helicase, giving the protein MDVFGAHRQLIKDYDDFTTSLVWVRDPAIRSHLDEERRDKTRWPDPWISLNPNFRSGGTIDGLVDDNVLHGDCKTYFREKKDPEDTGSRTLTLHHHQLRAIEAADSRESYVLTTGTGSGKSLSYLIPIINSVLREPKPDGISAIIVYPMNALANSQKNELERYLRWGVPPEQHGAVTFDRYTGQEGKDQKKSVLSRKPDILLTNYMMLEYLLTRPEERQELIAAAKGLRFLVLDELHTYRGRQGADVALLVRRLREACEAPRLQCVGTSATMASAETFAETRRTVAGIASRLFGTKVRPGRVIGESLQRATDPGRLLPDSERRAALTEAVRRAAADPAELPDAYRPLSKDPLAVWIEDTFGLDTEPRPRSKDTFGLDTEPRTGRLRRRSPTTIPEAAIDLRKECGEDETVCVRAIETMLEAGARVKNTDTGRPLFAFRLHQFLSKGDTVYASLEPSDVRHLTSQYQVRVPGNPEWPLVPLAFCRECGHDFPVVTVEGSPRTGRYVARQDPDAPAEPGDGYLYVDQERPWPDSPEEALERLPASWIETDDNGQRVVVQRRADDLPQQVWIGPDGVTTEPGTGLRAWWIAAPFRFCPRCRVSYEQLRVRDFAKLATFSAEGRSSAMSLVSASVVRSLRGQPDLGQRARKLLTFVDNRQDASLQAGHFNDFAQVTQIRGALYRALHKAGPAGLRHDTLPEAVAEALALPLTAFAQKPEVKYRQLEDTLSAMRSALSYRLYADLERGWRLTMPNLSQTGLLRFDYTSLAEIAADEEEWRGTHWALEGDTPAHREEIARTLLDELRRALAVDEKRLTKLGHDQLVAVSEKHLAGIWAIPENDPRTPSRVAFAGPGPKGAPSADAVYFGARGGYGRYLRRAGAFGALPQLAGKEMSVADADVVIRQLLDVLTRTGLLTVVDEGPDGRLARQLCVASLIWLPGDGESAEPDPVRKTLDPDAVARVNPFFRDLYRETAAELVGLEAREHTAQVESTVRQIREDAFRDGDLPLLYCSPTMELGVDIAELNAVAMRNVPPTPANYAQRSGRAGRSGQPALVTTYCSTGSAHDQYYFRRSRLMVSGSVAPPRIDLTNEDLLRSHVQAVWLAETQESLGSSMTDIIDIKATGKPGEPLPLPLHPKVSAALDSETARQRAIARCTVLLAPLADDLATTSWWYDGWTTDRVRDTLRRFDNACERWRRLYRRAFEERAEQHRLADDTTGTARDRRRAQARRAQAENQLKLLRNESSDSKEDSFSDFYTYRYFASEGFLPGYSFPRLPLAAYVPGERGESRYGQKRGAYIQRPRFIAIGEFGPGALIYHEGRRYTVSNVQVPISDNPGQIATVDAKVCRACGYWHERSEGRDTCVHCGAPLVEILNRLMQLTTVYAEPRRRISSDEEERLKEGFELRTAYRFHHGSLTADIRRPAPDGTDRAIAELTYGDAGVHVINLGRRKRKIRSDVGFWLDPSSGRWLSEGKAAAERPETTAEHEALAAFESARTTFKVVPYVHDSKNIAVLRLAAAVDRQTAVTLRYALERGIEAYYQLEDAELNSEDLPDPDGRARMLFVEGAEGGAGVLRLLHDDKGALAAVAEQALEIIHVKPDGTDLGQAEGARERCEFGCYDCLLTYHNQRFHPDIRRLSAVDLLLDLAASRAVQRRPQAANPVLHAADLAGRSPHAGGGDFVRWLRENGYRLPDATSEQVASARAVPDFVYRLSDADVAVFLDLPGHGAPDDTRDTRARTRLENRSWLVIEIGSDSDKEWHRTVRAHPNVFGPGRGTR; this is encoded by the coding sequence ATGGACGTGTTCGGAGCGCACCGGCAGCTCATCAAGGACTACGACGACTTCACGACCTCCTTGGTGTGGGTGCGGGATCCGGCCATCAGGAGCCATCTCGACGAGGAACGCCGGGACAAGACCCGTTGGCCCGACCCCTGGATCTCCCTCAACCCCAACTTCCGGAGCGGCGGAACGATCGACGGGCTCGTCGACGACAACGTGTTGCACGGGGACTGCAAGACCTATTTCCGTGAGAAGAAGGACCCGGAGGACACGGGCAGCCGTACGCTCACCCTGCACCATCACCAGCTCAGGGCGATCGAGGCGGCCGACTCCCGTGAGTCGTATGTCCTGACGACAGGCACGGGATCGGGTAAGAGCCTCTCCTACCTCATTCCCATCATCAACTCGGTCCTGCGCGAGCCCAAGCCCGACGGCATCTCCGCGATCATCGTCTATCCGATGAACGCGCTTGCCAACAGCCAGAAGAACGAGCTGGAGCGCTACCTGCGCTGGGGAGTCCCTCCGGAGCAGCACGGAGCGGTCACCTTCGACCGGTACACGGGGCAGGAAGGCAAGGACCAGAAGAAGTCCGTGCTGAGCCGCAAGCCGGACATCCTGCTCACCAACTACATGATGCTGGAATACCTGCTCACCCGCCCCGAGGAGCGACAGGAGCTGATCGCCGCGGCGAAGGGCCTGCGCTTTCTGGTCCTGGACGAACTCCATACCTACCGGGGGCGCCAGGGCGCCGATGTCGCACTCCTGGTCCGCAGACTTCGTGAGGCCTGCGAGGCGCCCCGACTCCAGTGTGTGGGTACCTCGGCGACCATGGCCAGCGCCGAGACCTTCGCCGAGACGCGGCGGACGGTGGCCGGGATTGCCAGCCGCCTGTTCGGTACGAAGGTGCGGCCGGGCCGGGTGATCGGGGAGAGCCTCCAGCGCGCGACCGACCCCGGCCGGCTGCTGCCTGACAGTGAGCGGCGGGCAGCCCTGACTGAGGCCGTACGGCGTGCCGCGGCCGATCCGGCCGAGCTGCCCGACGCGTACCGTCCGCTGAGCAAGGACCCACTCGCCGTCTGGATCGAGGACACTTTCGGACTCGACACAGAGCCGCGCCCCAGGAGCAAGGACACTTTCGGACTCGACACAGAGCCGCGTACCGGACGGCTCAGGCGCCGCAGCCCCACCACCATCCCCGAGGCGGCGATCGACCTCCGCAAGGAGTGCGGCGAGGACGAGACCGTCTGTGTCCGCGCGATCGAGACCATGCTGGAGGCGGGAGCCCGGGTAAAGAACACGGATACGGGCCGGCCGTTGTTCGCCTTCCGGCTGCACCAGTTCCTGTCCAAGGGCGACACGGTCTACGCGAGTCTGGAGCCGTCGGACGTCCGGCACCTGACCAGCCAGTACCAGGTCAGAGTGCCCGGCAACCCGGAGTGGCCGCTGGTTCCCCTCGCTTTCTGCCGCGAGTGCGGACACGACTTCCCGGTCGTCACCGTCGAAGGATCCCCGAGGACGGGGCGGTATGTCGCCCGCCAGGATCCCGACGCCCCCGCCGAGCCGGGCGACGGCTACCTCTACGTGGACCAGGAGCGGCCCTGGCCCGACTCCCCGGAAGAGGCCTTGGAGCGGCTTCCGGCCAGCTGGATCGAGACCGACGACAACGGGCAACGCGTCGTCGTCCAGCGGCGCGCCGACGACCTGCCCCAGCAGGTGTGGATCGGGCCCGACGGTGTGACCACCGAGCCGGGGACGGGCCTGCGCGCCTGGTGGATCGCCGCACCTTTCCGTTTCTGCCCGCGCTGCCGGGTCAGCTACGAGCAGCTGCGTGTCCGGGACTTCGCCAAGCTGGCCACCTTTTCGGCCGAGGGCCGCAGCTCCGCCATGTCCCTGGTGAGCGCGAGTGTCGTCCGTTCCCTGCGAGGGCAGCCCGACCTCGGTCAGCGCGCCCGCAAGTTGCTGACCTTCGTGGACAACCGCCAGGACGCCAGCCTCCAGGCCGGACACTTCAACGACTTCGCGCAGGTCACCCAGATCAGGGGTGCGCTGTACCGGGCGCTGCACAAGGCGGGCCCGGCAGGGCTTCGGCACGACACCCTGCCCGAAGCCGTGGCGGAGGCACTGGCCCTGCCGCTGACGGCGTTCGCGCAGAAGCCCGAAGTGAAGTACCGGCAGCTCGAGGACACCTTGTCCGCCATGCGGTCGGCGCTGTCATACCGGCTCTACGCCGACCTGGAGCGGGGCTGGCGGCTGACCATGCCCAACCTGTCCCAGACCGGCCTGCTCCGCTTCGACTACACCTCCCTCGCGGAGATCGCAGCCGACGAGGAGGAGTGGCGGGGCACCCACTGGGCTCTGGAGGGCGACACCCCGGCCCATCGGGAGGAGATCGCCCGTACGCTCCTCGACGAACTGCGCCGCGCCCTGGCCGTCGACGAGAAACGCCTCACCAAGCTGGGTCATGACCAGTTGGTGGCCGTCAGCGAGAAGCATCTGGCGGGGATCTGGGCGATCCCCGAGAACGATCCGCGTACCCCCTCCCGGGTCGCCTTCGCGGGTCCCGGGCCGAAGGGCGCTCCGTCCGCCGACGCCGTCTATTTCGGCGCCCGAGGCGGCTACGGACGTTACCTCCGCAGGGCCGGGGCGTTCGGGGCGCTGCCTCAGCTGGCAGGCAAGGAGATGTCCGTCGCCGACGCGGACGTGGTCATCCGCCAGCTGCTCGACGTGCTGACGAGGACCGGTCTGCTCACCGTCGTGGACGAGGGCCCGGACGGACGTCTCGCCCGCCAGTTGTGCGTCGCCTCCCTGATCTGGCTTCCGGGCGACGGAGAGAGCGCGGAGCCCGACCCGGTACGCAAGACCCTGGACCCCGACGCCGTCGCCCGGGTCAATCCGTTCTTCCGTGACCTCTACCGGGAGACCGCCGCGGAACTCGTCGGACTGGAGGCCCGGGAACACACGGCCCAGGTCGAGTCCACGGTGCGGCAGATCCGCGAGGACGCCTTCAGGGACGGCGATCTGCCGCTGCTCTACTGTTCGCCCACCATGGAGCTGGGTGTCGACATCGCCGAGCTGAACGCCGTGGCGATGCGCAACGTCCCGCCGACACCCGCCAACTACGCGCAGCGCTCGGGCCGTGCGGGCCGTTCCGGCCAGCCCGCTCTGGTCACCACGTACTGCTCCACCGGCAGCGCACACGACCAGTACTACTTCCGCCGTTCGCGGCTCATGGTCTCCGGCAGTGTCGCTCCGCCCCGGATCGACCTCACCAACGAGGACCTGCTGCGCTCGCACGTCCAGGCCGTCTGGCTGGCCGAGACCCAGGAGTCCCTGGGCTCGTCGATGACCGACATCATCGACATCAAGGCCACCGGCAAGCCGGGGGAGCCGCTGCCCCTGCCTCTTCACCCCAAGGTGTCCGCCGCACTGGACAGCGAGACGGCAAGGCAGCGCGCCATCGCCCGCTGCACCGTGCTCCTCGCTCCCCTTGCGGACGATCTGGCGACCACCTCCTGGTGGTACGACGGCTGGACCACCGACCGGGTCAGGGACACCCTGCGCCGTTTCGACAACGCCTGCGAGCGGTGGCGACGGCTGTACCGCAGGGCCTTCGAAGAGCGCGCCGAACAGCACCGCCTCGCGGACGACACGACCGGCACCGCACGCGACCGCCGCCGTGCCCAGGCACGCCGCGCCCAGGCCGAGAACCAGCTCAAGCTGCTGCGCAACGAGAGCTCCGACAGCAAAGAGGACTCGTTCTCCGACTTCTACACCTACCGCTACTTCGCCTCCGAGGGTTTCCTGCCCGGATACTCCTTCCCCCGGCTGCCCCTGGCGGCGTACGTCCCGGGGGAGCGGGGCGAGAGCCGGTACGGCCAGAAGCGCGGGGCCTACATTCAGCGCCCCCGGTTCATCGCCATCGGCGAGTTCGGACCAGGAGCCCTGATCTACCACGAGGGACGCCGCTACACGGTGTCGAACGTCCAGGTGCCGATCAGTGACAACCCTGGGCAGATCGCCACCGTCGACGCCAAGGTCTGCCGGGCATGCGGCTACTGGCACGAGCGCAGCGAGGGCCGCGACACCTGTGTGCACTGCGGTGCCCCGCTCGTCGAGATCCTCAACCGCCTGATGCAGCTCACCACCGTCTACGCCGAACCCCGTCGCCGCATCTCCTCCGACGAGGAGGAGCGCCTCAAGGAAGGCTTCGAGCTGCGCACGGCCTACCGCTTCCACCACGGCAGCCTGACCGCCGACATCAGAAGGCCCGCCCCCGACGGGACGGACCGCGCGATCGCCGAGCTGACCTACGGAGACGCGGGCGTCCATGTGATCAACCTGGGCCGCCGCAAGCGCAAGATCCGCAGCGATGTCGGATTCTGGCTGGACCCCAGCTCCGGCCGCTGGCTGAGTGAGGGGAAAGCCGCGGCCGAGCGCCCGGAGACCACGGCGGAGCACGAGGCCCTCGCCGCCTTCGAGAGCGCCCGCACCACGTTCAAGGTCGTGCCCTACGTCCACGACAGCAAGAACATCGCCGTGCTGAGACTGGCCGCAGCGGTCGACCGGCAGACCGCCGTCACCCTGCGCTATGCCCTGGAGCGCGGTATCGAGGCGTACTACCAGCTGGAGGACGCCGAACTGAACAGCGAGGACCTCCCCGACCCCGACGGGCGGGCCCGGATGCTGTTCGTCGAGGGCGCCGAGGGCGGCGCGGGTGTCCTGCGACTCCTCCACGACGACAAGGGCGCGCTGGCCGCCGTGGCCGAGCAGGCCCTGGAGATCATCCACGTCAAGCCGGACGGCACGGACCTCGGCCAGGCCGAGGGGGCGCGAGAGCGCTGTGAGTTCGGCTGCTACGACTGTCTGCTCACCTACCACAACCAGCGCTTCCACCCTGACATCAGGCGGCTGTCCGCGGTTGACCTGCTCCTCGACCTGGCCGCGAGCCGGGCAGTCCAGCGGCGACCGCAGGCCGCCAACCCGGTGCTGCACGCCGCTGACCTGGCCGGCCGCAGCCCGCACGCGGGCGGTGGCGACTTCGTGCGCTGGCTCCGCGAGAACGGCTACCGGCTCCCCGATGCCACCAGCGAGCAGGTGGCCTCGGCGCGTGCGGTGCCGGACTTCGTCTACCGTCTGTCGGACGCGGACGTCGCCGTCTTCCTGGACCTTCCGGGGCACGGTGCCCCGGACGACACCCGCGACACACGAGCCAGGACACGGCTGGAGAACCGCAGCTGGCTCGTGATCGAAATCGGCAGTGACAGCGACAAGGAGTGGCACAGGACGGTGCGCGCACACCCGAACGTCTTCGGCCCGGGCAGGGGCACCCGATGA
- a CDS encoding TldD/PmbA family protein, which produces MAHEVDQSFLALPLRALADAALARARALGAEHADFRFERVRSASWRLRDGRPAGSSDTTDLGYAVRVVHGGTWGFASGVDLTMDAAAKVASQAVTMAKLSAEVIRAAGSDERVELADEPVHAEKTWVSSYEIDPFSVPDQEKSALLAEWSARLLAADGVDHVDASLLTVHENKFYADTAGTVTTQQRVRLHPQLTAVSVDDSSGEFDSMRTLAPPVGRGWEYLTGTGWDWEDELERIPGLLAEKMRAPSVDAGVYDLVVDPSNLWLTIHESIGHATELDRALGYEAAYAGTSFATFDQLGKLPYGSELMNVTGDRTAEHGLATVGYDDEGVEAQSWDLVKDGTLVGYQLDRRIARLTGFERSNGCAFADSPGHVPVQRMANVSLQPDPAGLSTEDLIGSVDRGIYVVGDRSWSIDMQRYNFQFTGQRAYRIRNGRLDGQVRDFAYQGITPQFWGSMAAVGGPQTYVLGGAFNCGKAQPGQIAAVSHGCPSALFKGVNILNTTQEAGR; this is translated from the coding sequence GTGGCCCATGAGGTCGATCAGTCATTCCTGGCGCTGCCCCTGCGCGCCCTCGCCGACGCCGCGCTCGCACGTGCGCGTGCGCTCGGGGCCGAGCACGCGGACTTCCGGTTCGAGCGGGTGCGCAGCGCGTCCTGGCGGCTGCGGGACGGGCGGCCGGCCGGGTCGTCGGACACCACCGACCTGGGGTACGCGGTGCGGGTCGTGCACGGCGGGACGTGGGGGTTCGCCTCCGGGGTGGACCTGACCATGGACGCGGCCGCCAAGGTGGCCTCGCAGGCCGTGACGATGGCCAAGCTGTCCGCCGAGGTGATCCGGGCCGCCGGGTCCGACGAGCGCGTGGAGCTCGCCGACGAGCCCGTGCATGCCGAGAAGACGTGGGTGTCGTCGTACGAGATCGACCCGTTCTCCGTCCCGGACCAGGAGAAGTCCGCGCTGCTCGCCGAGTGGAGCGCGCGGCTGCTCGCCGCCGACGGGGTCGACCATGTCGACGCCTCGCTGCTGACCGTGCACGAGAACAAGTTCTACGCCGACACGGCCGGGACCGTGACCACGCAGCAGCGGGTGCGGCTGCATCCGCAGCTCACCGCCGTCTCGGTGGACGACTCCAGCGGCGAGTTCGACTCGATGCGCACCCTCGCCCCGCCCGTCGGGCGCGGCTGGGAGTACCTCACCGGCACCGGCTGGGACTGGGAGGACGAGCTGGAGCGGATTCCCGGGCTGCTCGCCGAGAAGATGCGCGCGCCGAGCGTCGACGCCGGCGTCTACGACCTGGTCGTCGACCCCTCCAACCTGTGGCTGACCATCCACGAGTCCATCGGGCACGCCACCGAGCTGGACCGGGCCCTCGGCTACGAGGCGGCCTACGCGGGCACCTCCTTCGCCACCTTCGACCAGCTCGGCAAGCTGCCGTACGGCTCCGAGCTGATGAACGTCACCGGCGACCGCACCGCCGAGCACGGACTCGCCACCGTCGGCTACGACGACGAGGGCGTCGAGGCGCAGTCCTGGGACCTGGTCAAGGACGGCACGCTGGTCGGCTACCAGCTCGACCGCAGGATCGCGAGGCTGACCGGGTTCGAGCGGTCCAACGGGTGCGCCTTCGCCGACTCCCCGGGCCATGTGCCGGTGCAGCGCATGGCGAACGTGTCGCTCCAGCCGGACCCGGCGGGGCTGTCGACCGAGGATCTCATCGGGAGCGTCGACCGCGGGATCTACGTCGTCGGGGACCGGTCCTGGTCGATCGACATGCAGCGCTACAACTTCCAGTTCACCGGTCAGCGGGCGTACCGGATCCGCAACGGCCGCCTCGACGGGCAGGTGCGGGACTTCGCCTACCAGGGCATCACCCCCCAGTTCTGGGGCTCCATGGCCGCTGTGGGCGGCCCGCAGACGTACGTGCTGGGCGGCGCCTTCAACTGCGGCAAGGCACAGCCGGGCCAGATCGCGGCGGTCTCCCACGGCTGCCCGTCGGCCCTCTTCAAGGGCGTCAACATCCTTAACACCACGCAGGAGGCCGGTCGATGA
- a CDS encoding TldD/PmbA family protein, whose product MSPRTSKPHEVVERALALSRADGCVVIADEQSTANLRWAGNALTTNGVTRGRTLTVIATVGGREGTASGVVSRAAVTEDELEPLVRAAEAAAHGAGPAEDAQPLVTDVPQSPGFTDAPAETSSAVFADFAPALGESFARARAGGRELYGFANHEMVSTYLGTSTGLRLRHDQPSGTLELNAKSPDRTRSAWAGRSTRDFKDVDPAALDAELAERLGWAERRIELPAGRYETLLPPTAVADLLIYQMWSSSGRDAAEGRTVFSKPGGGTRVGAKLTGLPLTLRSDPHEPGLECAPFVVAHSSGEDQSVFDNGLPVAPTEWIAGGELRHLLTTRHSAALTGLPLAPAAGNLILDGGEDRSLAEMVADTELGLLLTCLWYIREVDPATLLLTGLTRDGVYLVEDGEVTGEVNNFRFNESPVDVLGRATEAGRTEKTLPREWSDYFTRAAMPALRVPEFNMSSVSQGV is encoded by the coding sequence ATGAGCCCGCGTACCAGCAAGCCGCACGAGGTCGTCGAGCGTGCCCTGGCTCTGTCCCGGGCCGACGGGTGCGTCGTGATCGCCGACGAGCAGTCCACCGCCAATCTGCGCTGGGCGGGCAACGCGCTGACGACGAACGGTGTCACGCGCGGCCGCACCCTCACCGTGATCGCGACCGTCGGCGGCCGGGAAGGCACCGCCTCGGGCGTGGTGTCGAGGGCCGCCGTGACCGAGGACGAGCTGGAGCCGCTGGTGCGGGCCGCGGAGGCAGCCGCACACGGGGCCGGACCCGCCGAGGACGCCCAGCCGCTGGTCACGGACGTACCCCAGTCCCCCGGCTTCACCGACGCGCCCGCCGAGACCTCCTCCGCGGTGTTCGCGGACTTCGCGCCCGCGCTCGGCGAGTCGTTCGCACGCGCGCGTGCCGGTGGCCGCGAACTGTACGGCTTCGCCAACCACGAGATGGTGTCGACCTACCTGGGCACGTCGACGGGCCTGCGGCTGCGCCACGACCAGCCGTCCGGGACGCTGGAGCTGAACGCCAAGTCCCCGGACCGCACCCGCTCGGCTTGGGCCGGGCGCTCCACGCGGGACTTCAAGGACGTCGACCCGGCGGCGCTGGACGCGGAGCTGGCCGAACGGCTCGGCTGGGCGGAGCGCCGGATCGAGCTGCCCGCCGGACGGTACGAGACGCTGCTGCCGCCGACGGCGGTGGCGGACCTGCTGATCTACCAGATGTGGTCGTCCTCGGGCCGGGACGCCGCCGAGGGGCGCACGGTGTTCTCCAAGCCGGGCGGCGGCACCCGGGTCGGGGCGAAGCTGACCGGGCTGCCGCTGACCCTGCGCAGCGATCCGCACGAGCCCGGACTGGAGTGCGCCCCCTTCGTGGTCGCGCACTCCTCGGGCGAGGACCAGTCGGTGTTCGACAACGGGCTGCCCGTCGCGCCGACGGAGTGGATCGCCGGCGGCGAGCTGAGGCATCTGCTGACCACCCGGCACAGCGCGGCCCTGACCGGGCTGCCGCTCGCGCCGGCGGCCGGGAACCTGATCCTGGACGGCGGCGAGGACCGCTCGCTGGCGGAGATGGTCGCGGACACCGAGCTGGGGCTGCTGCTCACCTGTCTGTGGTACATCCGCGAGGTGGACCCCGCGACGCTGCTGCTCACGGGCCTGACCCGGGACGGTGTGTACCTCGTGGAGGACGGCGAGGTCACCGGCGAGGTCAACAACTTCCGGTTCAACGAGTCGCCGGTGGACGTGCTGGGCCGGGCGACGGAGGCCGGGCGGACCGAGAAGACGCTGCCCAGGGAGTGGAGCGACTACTTCACCCGGGCCGCGATGCCGGCGCTGCGCGTCCCGGAATTCAACATGAGCTCTGTCAGTCAGGGCGTATAA
- the tyrS gene encoding tyrosine--tRNA ligase gives MTDIVDELKWRGLFALSTDEDALRKALADGPVTFYCGFDPTAPSLHVGHLVQVLTVRRLQQAGHRPLALVGGATGLIGDPRPTAERTLNDPETVAGWVDRLRGQIEPFLSFEGENAAVMVNNLDWTQGLSAIEFLRDIGKHFRVNKMLTKDSVARRLESDQGISYTEFSYQILQGMDFLQLYRRYGCTLQQGGSDQWGNLTAGLDLIHRLEPDAAAHALATPLMTKADGTKFGKTEGGAVWLDAEMTTPYAFYQFWLNVDDRDISRYMRILSFKSREELEELERQTEERPQARAAQRALAEELTTLVHGAGQTAAVIAASKALFGQGELTGLDERTLAAALSEVPRAEVAELGPVVDLLAEVGLVPSKSAARRTVKEGGAYVNNVKVTAEDAVPAKDDLLHGRWLVLRRGKKNLAAVEVTSG, from the coding sequence GTGACGGACATCGTCGACGAGCTGAAGTGGCGTGGGCTGTTCGCCCTGTCCACCGACGAGGACGCCTTGCGCAAGGCGCTCGCGGACGGTCCCGTCACGTTCTATTGCGGCTTCGACCCGACGGCGCCGTCACTGCACGTGGGGCACCTGGTGCAGGTGCTCACCGTGCGCCGGCTCCAGCAGGCCGGGCACCGGCCGCTGGCGCTGGTCGGCGGCGCCACGGGCCTGATCGGCGACCCCCGCCCGACCGCCGAGCGCACGCTGAACGACCCGGAGACGGTGGCCGGCTGGGTGGACCGGCTGCGCGGCCAGATCGAGCCGTTCCTGTCCTTCGAGGGCGAGAACGCCGCCGTGATGGTGAACAACCTCGACTGGACGCAGGGCCTGTCCGCGATCGAGTTCCTGCGGGACATCGGCAAGCACTTCCGGGTCAACAAGATGCTGACGAAGGACTCCGTCGCCCGTCGCCTGGAGTCCGACCAGGGCATCAGCTACACCGAGTTCAGCTACCAGATCCTCCAGGGCATGGACTTCCTCCAGCTCTACCGGAGGTACGGCTGCACGCTCCAGCAGGGCGGCAGCGACCAGTGGGGCAACCTCACGGCGGGCCTCGACCTGATCCACCGCCTGGAGCCGGACGCGGCGGCGCACGCGCTCGCGACGCCGCTGATGACCAAGGCGGACGGCACCAAGTTCGGCAAGACCGAGGGCGGCGCGGTCTGGCTCGACGCGGAGATGACGACGCCGTACGCGTTCTACCAGTTCTGGCTGAACGTGGACGACCGTGACATCTCCCGCTACATGCGCATCCTGTCCTTCAAGTCCCGCGAGGAGCTGGAGGAGCTGGAGCGGCAGACCGAGGAGCGCCCGCAGGCCCGGGCCGCGCAGCGCGCGCTGGCCGAGGAGCTGACGACGCTGGTGCACGGCGCCGGGCAGACGGCCGCCGTGATTGCCGCGTCCAAGGCGCTGTTCGGGCAGGGCGAGCTGACCGGGCTGGACGAGCGGACCCTGGCGGCGGCGCTGTCGGAGGTGCCGCGCGCCGAGGTCGCCGAGCTCGGCCCGGTGGTCGACCTGCTCGCGGAGGTCGGCCTGGTGCCCAGCAAGTCGGCCGCGCGCCGCACGGTGAAGGAGGGCGGCGCCTACGTGAACAACGTCAAGGTCACCGCCGAGGACGCGGTCCCCGCCAAGGACGACCTGCTGCACGGCCGCTGGCTGGTGCTGCGCCGGGGCAAGAAGAACCTGGCGGCGGTCGAGGTCACGAGCGGCTGA
- a CDS encoding GlsB/YeaQ/YmgE family stress response membrane protein produces the protein MGWLWAIIVGLVLGLIAKAVIPGKQHSPLWLTTIFGMLGATVGNAVARTVGVASTRGIDWSRHFFQLVAAIIIVFVGDMAYMALWGNRKREDAQRA, from the coding sequence ATGGGCTGGTTGTGGGCGATCATCGTGGGACTGGTGCTGGGGCTGATCGCGAAGGCGGTCATCCCGGGCAAGCAGCACAGCCCGCTCTGGCTCACCACGATCTTCGGCATGCTCGGCGCGACCGTCGGCAACGCGGTCGCCCGCACGGTCGGGGTCGCCTCGACCCGCGGCATCGACTGGAGCAGGCACTTCTTCCAGCTCGTGGCCGCGATCATCATCGTTTTCGTCGGCGACATGGCGTACATGGCGCTGTGGGGAAACAGGAAGCGGGAGGACGCCCAGCGGGCCTAG
- a CDS encoding DUF3099 domain-containing protein: MRKVHGEGNAQVFRITGARTGLQEDVRGRQRRYVISMSIRTASVILAVALWNVERYVAIVALVLGAVLPYIAVVIANAGREGAPKLPSTFVAMPPKPMITPPGADDGFTGSATEDTAGDTAAGTAREPRESA; the protein is encoded by the coding sequence ATGCGGAAAGTGCACGGCGAGGGCAATGCCCAGGTGTTCCGGATCACGGGAGCCCGGACGGGCCTTCAGGAGGACGTGCGCGGCCGGCAGCGCCGGTACGTCATCTCGATGTCGATCCGTACGGCGTCGGTGATCCTCGCGGTGGCGCTGTGGAACGTCGAGCGGTACGTGGCGATCGTGGCGCTGGTGCTCGGGGCCGTGCTGCCCTACATCGCCGTGGTCATCGCGAACGCGGGTCGGGAGGGCGCGCCCAAACTGCCGTCGACGTTCGTCGCCATGCCGCCGAAACCGATGATCACGCCGCCGGGCGCCGACGACGGTTTCACCGGGTCCGCCACGGAGGACACCGCGGGTGACACCGCTGCCGGGACCGCGCGCGAGCCGCGTGAGAGCGCTTGA